From the Thermoanaerobacterales bacterium genome, one window contains:
- the polX gene encoding DNA polymerase/3'-5' exonuclease PolX, with product MRNEEVARIFRAVAELLELKGENPFRARAYERAAERVARLGEDIAAVATRGELTRLPGIGKELAAKIEEILRTGSLGYYEKLKAEIPPGVLELLTVPGIGPRKAMALYRELGVKGLEDLEARARAAEVRRLPGFKERTEANILREIRGARQVRERIPLGEALPIALGLVEMLRQEVPGARISIAGSLRRRCETIGDIDLLAASPRPEQTIASFVALSPVAEVLARGETKATVRLNDGRQVDLRAVEPVSYGAALCYFTGSKDHNIHLRRLALDRGLKINEYGVFRDGKRIAGREEEEVYAALGLPWIPPELREDRGEIEAAAAGRLPALVTDGDIRGDLHVHSVYSDGTGTLESIADRARRLGYNWVALCDHSPSLKIAHGLSIADLRAKAAAVRAFNAASPDFHFLCGTEVDIKPDGTLDYPDEVLAGLDFVLAAVHSRFRQKREVMTERLLAGVRHPLVHALAHPTGRLLGERPPYSADIEQVIAEACAAGTWLEINAYPKRLDLSDRHCRLVKERGGLLTIGSDAHTVGQMDFMAYGVSVARRGWLEPRDIVNTRSWTELRALFAREGRNWHPDGNNL from the coding sequence ATGCGTAACGAGGAAGTGGCCCGCATTTTCCGGGCTGTGGCTGAACTCCTGGAACTTAAAGGTGAGAACCCCTTTCGTGCGCGCGCCTACGAACGGGCGGCCGAAAGGGTGGCCCGCCTGGGAGAGGACATCGCCGCCGTGGCCACCCGCGGGGAGCTTACGCGCCTCCCCGGGATCGGCAAAGAGCTGGCGGCGAAGATCGAAGAGATTCTGCGCACCGGCTCCCTGGGCTATTACGAAAAGCTGAAGGCCGAGATCCCTCCGGGGGTGCTTGAACTGCTCACCGTCCCGGGGATCGGTCCACGCAAGGCCATGGCCCTCTACCGGGAACTCGGCGTCAAGGGGCTCGAAGACCTTGAAGCCCGTGCGAGGGCGGCCGAAGTGCGCCGCCTGCCCGGGTTCAAGGAGCGGACCGAGGCCAACATCCTGCGGGAAATCAGGGGTGCGCGTCAGGTCCGGGAGCGTATTCCGCTCGGGGAGGCGTTGCCTATCGCCCTGGGCCTGGTCGAAATGCTGCGTCAAGAAGTCCCCGGGGCAAGGATAAGCATCGCCGGCAGCCTGCGTCGGCGATGCGAGACCATCGGGGACATCGACCTCCTGGCGGCCTCGCCCAGGCCCGAGCAAACGATAGCGTCCTTCGTCGCCCTCAGCCCCGTGGCGGAGGTCCTGGCGCGGGGCGAGACAAAGGCCACGGTCCGCCTCAACGACGGCCGGCAGGTCGACCTCCGGGCCGTGGAGCCCGTTTCCTATGGCGCGGCGCTCTGTTACTTCACGGGATCCAAAGACCATAATATTCACTTACGGCGCCTGGCCCTTGACCGCGGCCTGAAGATTAATGAATACGGCGTCTTCCGCGACGGGAAGCGTATCGCGGGAAGGGAGGAGGAAGAAGTCTATGCCGCCCTCGGCCTGCCCTGGATTCCGCCGGAATTGCGGGAGGACAGAGGAGAAATCGAAGCCGCCGCTGCGGGACGCCTGCCGGCCCTGGTCACCGACGGCGATATCCGCGGGGACCTGCACGTGCATTCCGTGTACAGCGACGGGACAGGCACCCTGGAGTCCATCGCCGACCGGGCACGCCGGCTTGGCTACAATTGGGTGGCCTTGTGCGACCACTCTCCGTCCCTGAAAATCGCCCACGGCCTGTCCATTGCCGACCTTCGGGCCAAGGCGGCAGCGGTCCGCGCATTTAACGCCGCGAGCCCGGACTTCCACTTTCTCTGCGGAACCGAGGTGGATATAAAACCCGACGGGACCCTCGACTACCCCGATGAAGTCCTGGCCGGCCTGGACTTCGTCCTGGCCGCCGTACACTCACGTTTCCGCCAGAAGCGGGAGGTAATGACCGAACGCCTTCTGGCCGGCGTACGGCACCCGCTGGTCCATGCCCTGGCGCACCCCACGGGGCGCCTGCTCGGCGAGCGCCCGCCGTACTCCGCGGACATCGAGCAGGTGATCGCTGAAGCCTGCGCCGCCGGCACCTGGCTGGAAATCAACGCCTACCCCAAGCGCCTCGACCTGAGCGACCGCCATTGCCGCCTGGTAAAGGAGCGGGGGGGGTTGCTCACCATCGGCAGTGACGCCCACACCGTCGGGCAGATGGACTTCATGGCCTACGGCGTAAGCGTTGCACGCCGCGGCTGGCTGGAGCCCCGCGACATTGTCAACACCCGGTCATGGACCGAGCTACGTGCCCTTTTCGCACGGGAGGGCAGGAATTGGCACCCGGATGGCAATAATCTATAA